A window of the Sphaerobacter thermophilus DSM 20745 genome harbors these coding sequences:
- a CDS encoding AAA family ATPase — protein sequence MIGKVAVLGRRIIENVDRVIVGKSAVTELILVALLCEGHVLIEDVPGVGKTTLARAVARSIGGQFRRIQFTPDLLPSDISGISYYNQKLGEFQFRPGPVFANILLADEINRATPRTQSALLEAMEERTVTVEGDTMPLPRPFLVLATENPVELEGTFPLPKAQLDRFLLRIAIGYPVEDEEAEMLLRFQRANPLDALEPVASPEDLLAAAAACREVHVDDDLRRYVTDITRATRAHEAVALGVSPRGTLALFRAAQALAALRGREYVLPDDVKEVSHAVLVHRLILSPEARLRGRDARQIVDEVLAAVRVPVEQV from the coding sequence GTGATCGGCAAGGTCGCGGTGCTCGGCCGCCGCATCATCGAGAACGTTGACCGCGTCATCGTTGGCAAGTCCGCTGTGACCGAGTTGATCCTGGTCGCTCTCCTGTGCGAGGGCCACGTCCTGATCGAGGACGTGCCGGGCGTTGGCAAGACAACCCTGGCCCGTGCCGTGGCCCGCTCCATCGGTGGGCAGTTCCGTCGCATCCAGTTCACGCCCGACCTGCTCCCGTCCGACATCAGCGGCATCTCCTACTACAACCAGAAGCTGGGGGAGTTCCAGTTCCGCCCGGGGCCGGTCTTTGCCAACATCCTGCTCGCCGACGAAATCAACCGGGCCACACCCCGTACCCAGTCGGCCCTGCTGGAGGCAATGGAGGAGCGGACGGTGACGGTGGAGGGGGACACAATGCCCCTGCCGCGGCCCTTCCTCGTGCTGGCCACCGAGAACCCGGTCGAGCTGGAGGGAACCTTTCCGCTGCCGAAGGCGCAACTCGACCGCTTCCTCCTGCGGATCGCGATCGGCTACCCGGTGGAGGACGAGGAAGCGGAGATGCTGTTGCGCTTCCAGCGCGCAAACCCGCTCGATGCGTTGGAGCCGGTTGCATCCCCGGAGGACCTGCTGGCCGCCGCGGCAGCCTGCCGCGAGGTGCATGTCGACGACGACCTGCGCCGCTACGTCACCGACATCACCCGGGCGACCCGGGCGCATGAGGCGGTCGCGCTCGGCGTCAGCCCGCGGGGCACGCTCGCGTTGTTCCGGGCCGCGCAGGCGCTCGCCGCCCTGCGCGGGCGCGAGTACGTCCTGCCCGACGACGTCAAGGAGGTCAGCCACGCCGTCCTGGTCCACCGCCTGATCCTCAGCCCTGAGGCGCGCCTCCGCGGGCGCGATGCCCGGCAGATCGTCGACGAGGTCCTGGCCGCCGTCCGCGTGCCCGTGGAGCAGGTGTGA